In the genome of Osmerus mordax isolate fOsmMor3 chromosome 10, fOsmMor3.pri, whole genome shotgun sequence, the window taaaaaggagagaagaggggagaggaggacagagaagcctaaaaaagagtagattaaagcagagcagagcaaaaTAGAGTACAGTCCAGCagtcaagtactcatcaatgatgcaaactttttttttaaagaaaaaccCCCCAACTCACAGTGGTGTACTCAAAGTAGTAGAGGCAGTTATCTGTGAGGATGAACCATCGTCTCTTCCAGGTTTTCACACGTCCGCCTGAGGGGTCAAAGTTCAGAGGTCAACCTGGGGTTATGACCTCTCAGACTCAGAGGCGGGGTTAGAGGACCAAGCGACAGGTAGAGGTCATAACCTCTTAGGAGGAGGGGTTAATGGGCAGAGCGACAGGGCAAGGCACAGTCtgaaaccacccccccccccctctcctcctcccccttctcctcctcccccctctcctcctcctcccgcctctcctcccccccccccctctcctcctcctcccccttctcctcctcccccctctcctcctcctcctcctcccccctctccccaggttgggaacagcagcagcactgaGCCAATGGCAGAGCAGGTATGGACGGTTCCAGGCAACACACTGATAACACAAGCGTTAGCCAGCGCCAGGCAACAGCTGGTTAGTGCACCGGAGGCTGAGAAGCTGATAGGCTGCAAAGCTGACTGGCTCTGAAGCTGATTGGGCGGTCATGGTTGTGGTTCACGGTGGATTGAGTTGACAGGTAAATGAGCTGGACCGGACTGCCTACTAGCCAAAGCATATGGAGTGCGACTTGCGGGTAAAGtctggagagaagcagggagggcaggggagtggAGAATGATACTTACCTCCTGGAGAACACACCCACGGACACACACGTCAACCAGGAGAAAAACAACATAAACGTAAACACACAACACTAAATAATGTTTGAAGTAATGACGTTTATGTCAATAAATCTAACGtccaaaaaaacataaaacagaagaaaaaagaagaagagttATTCTGCAATttgtccactagagggcagcggAGCCAGCGTGAGGCCAGTGCCATGGACGCAGTCGTACCTAGTTTGAGGAGCCAGCCTTCTCTGTCGGGGTtaaagaaggtgtgtgtgaggtcattTCCATCGTCCTCGGGGATCTTGAAGGGCTCGTTCTTGATGCTCTCATACAggttctatacacacacacacacacacacacacagaggaatgagaaggaggagagacatggacagaggagacacaaagagaggaagaaacaaaAGCTAGTATCATCGAGAatgaaggaaagagacagattaCCATGAGCATGGTGTATCAGACAGAGTGTATCAGATGTTACCCTGAGCAGGTCTTCAGGAAGATCCCCTCCATCGTTGATGCCTCTGTTCATGGCTGTGAACCTCTGTGCGGAGGGTTTGTCCTTGACATTGGGGTTGTggaggctggtgttcagcatgatcaCAGCAAACGACAACACATAGCAGGTatctgacagagggagggagacactctTAAACGTTCTTCCAGCTCTCCTTATTGCTTTGGATTACAAATGTATAACTTGCCAATAAAGCCTTTACTGAACAAAACTGAGAGAAAATGTTTGACTATGATGTGTCTAGTgagtcaggggagtcaggtggctgagcagttagggaatcgggctagtaatctgaagtttgccagttcaattcccggccgtgaaaaatggcgttgtgtccttgggcaaggcccttcaccctacttgcttcggggaatgtccctgtacttactgtaagtcgctctggataagagcgtctgctaaatgactaaatgtaaatgtctagtGGTGTTTCTGTGGAGATTTGGGTTAGGaaaagcaggcacacacacacacactcacaccccagtGCTCTGGAACaccccagggtgtgtgtgtgtgtgcgtgtgtgtgtgcgtgtgtgtgtagtggattgtgcctgtgtgtaccgGTGCTCTGGAACACCCCAGGGTTGCAGTGACAGTAGCGCTGGGCGAAGGCCTCCATCATCCGGTCAATCTTCTGAGCTTCTCCAGGCAAACGGAAACTCCACAGGAACTGCctgagacgcgcacacacacacacacacacacaggttagaggaaggagagggagggagaaaccgaggagaagggagagagagaaaaagagggagggagatagaaagccagagagggggAAAGCGGGAGGGCTGAGTCGGTACCTGAGGGCCTGCACCAGGTTGAGGTCTGTGAATTCATGCAACTCCACAAAGGCATGTAGCACCTGGATATTGAAGTCATCTctgcaacaaaacacacactcacagagatcaGAGATAGTGTCATATCTAGTAAGGGATCAGAGATCCAGTGGATTCATGTGGGTCAACGCTCTCAGCTCAGAAATATTAATTTGACCCCCACTTGCTctacttcttctctccctctttcgttctcccctcctcccctcccctcccatggAGAATTCAAGAGAAACATCAGGATTAGCAGAACACATTCTTTGCCTTTCTGCTTCCCCCTCCACAACCCCATCCTGAAGACAGGCcaaagaaaagaacatcagGATTACAACATGGCACTCAATTCCATTCCAGAATGTTTCCCTCTCTGCTTGTtatgttctgtctttctctcctttcctcctctctccccatcttccacccactctccctcactctctccctcctcctcctctccactgtgtctctgcctctctccctcccccatctctttccctccctcatgTGATGATTGCGGGGTCTGTGGGTgggtcctctcacctctcccccaggtAGTCTCCAATGGCAGTCTTGTtaagcccctcccccttgtACAGGAACTGGGCAATGTCATCGCTGGTGTTCTTCAGCAgggagctgtcaatcaaaaacCGTATCCCCTGAGACACAGGAGGACAGGCCAGTCAGACCAGAGCTTCTAGACCATGCGTCAGGGATAACTTCTAGACCATGCGTCAGGGATAACTTCTAGACCATGCGTCAGGGATAACTTCTAGACCATGCGTCAGGGCTAACTTCTAGACCATGCGTCAGGGCTAACTTCTAGACCATGCGTCAGGGATAACTTCTAGACCATGCGTCAGGGATAACTTCTAGACCATGCGTCAGGGCTAACTTCTAGACCATGCGTCAGGGCTAACTTCTAGACCATGCGTCAGGGCTAACTTCTATACCATGCATCAGGGCTAACTTCTAGAATGTCGTACCTTTTTAGGGTCCATGTTGAACTTCTTCCGGCCCATGGCCACCTGCTTGTTCCTCTGCATGCTcttcctgtgcacacacacacacacacacgtacaggaaGACAACACGATACAGTAAGATACAGTATAGTGTTGTGGTGCATGGCTGACCGTCCTGTGTGTTACTAGTTCATCACAGTCCTCAATCTATCAACCCAGGTAACCCTTCACGCACACTCTTCATTGGGTTCTGCTTAGTAACAGATGATgatttctcccccctcctccccttcccgctctgtcacacacacacacacacacacacacaacagcctcAACCACAGCGTACCTTTCTTCAGAAGAGCCCAGGTTTTCAATCTCACTGGTCACCTCCGCTATCTCATCCTTCAGGCGCTGTGGGGGGCAAGAGTGTGTGAAACAATAGCAGAGGCTTTTGATctgtcacacagaaacacacacacgcacacacactcctgcaagaTTGTGTTACAGTCTCTCGTGATGTCTGGCCCTCCACTCAACCTCTGAAGAAGCTTTGATCCTATAGGAgcgctgaatgtgtgtgtgtgtttttcccacAACAGCAAATCCAGAACTCTCCTGAGGAGAAGACCCCAGGACAtgcagctgtctctctctctctctctctctctcacacacacacacacacacacacacacacacacaatcgcacactcgcacacagtTCTAGCAGGGGTTGCACCTGCTGGGGTCACACCAGAACaaccccccccttttctcccctccccccagcctcccttggagggagagagaggttgaggggggagagagggtggtggtgggtttgAATCACAAACCTTGATTGGCTTAGTTAAGCTGCATTTACCAGATCAAAGAAggaacaggacagagagagagagaagaggagggagagaggatgaaaagGTAGAAAACAATTTAGGAGGGAAACGAAGCAAGAGTGAAGATTAG includes:
- the cyth1b gene encoding cytohesin-1b isoform X1, whose amino-acid sequence is MGTVSELCASSFQAFLCPSVRPAPTTAEDLNPEEKQELENIRRRKYQLLQDIQRLKDEIAEVTSEIENLGSSEERKSMQRNKQVAMGRKKFNMDPKKGIRFLIDSSLLKNTSDDIAQFLYKGEGLNKTAIGDYLGERDDFNIQVLHAFVELHEFTDLNLVQALRQFLWSFRLPGEAQKIDRMMEAFAQRYCHCNPGVFQSTDTCYVLSFAVIMLNTSLHNPNVKDKPSAQRFTAMNRGINDGGDLPEDLLRNLYESIKNEPFKIPEDDGNDLTHTFFNPDREGWLLKPSGGRVKTWKRRWFILTDNCLYYFEYTTDKEPRGIIPLENLSIRDVEDSKKPNCFELYIPDHKDQVIKACKTEADGRVVEGNHTFYRISAPSVEEKEEWINNIKAAISKDPFYEMLAARKKKVSSLKGL
- the cyth1b gene encoding cytohesin-1b isoform X2, which codes for MVLKTEDGVAEDLNPEEKQELENIRRRKYQLLQDIQRLKDEIAEVTSEIENLGSSEERKSMQRNKQVAMGRKKFNMDPKKGIRFLIDSSLLKNTSDDIAQFLYKGEGLNKTAIGDYLGERDDFNIQVLHAFVELHEFTDLNLVQALRQFLWSFRLPGEAQKIDRMMEAFAQRYCHCNPGVFQSTDTCYVLSFAVIMLNTSLHNPNVKDKPSAQRFTAMNRGINDGGDLPEDLLRNLYESIKNEPFKIPEDDGNDLTHTFFNPDREGWLLKPSGGRVKTWKRRWFILTDNCLYYFEYTTDKEPRGIIPLENLSIRDVEDSKKPNCFELYIPDHKDQVIKACKTEADGRVVEGNHTFYRISAPSVEEKEEWINNIKAAISKDPFYEMLAARKKKVSSLKGL